In Plasmodium gaboni strain SY75 chromosome 14, whole genome shotgun sequence, one genomic interval encodes:
- a CDS encoding putative 26S proteasome regulatory subunit RPN2, with product MKFENQFSKNDIVTSASGVIALLNEEETSLKLFGLEKLNAIVDIYWPELADSILKIEELCEDKDFVGNELANLLASKVYFHLEKYTEALKYALCAGKLFNIKEKSQYVETMLAKCIEKYVEIREIQYNIDYNNQHNINDTTTNNNDNFNAYNNNDFGQVNSHNELLNKERDIFTFDLNNEINKKMEILVDEMIDVCIKSNDIKEALGVALDARRLDKVEYIIVNAENKIEILAHSINNEKHINMNKSFRNEYFKLLVNLYLSLSEEELKTEYINLCECLYYIDDYKKIAEILLNLLHNYHLMAYQISFDLVDFENKIFLRNIIGQIKENLIQNKSYYFGEEYFVTTPQEENNDGDNKEDENNAITSEQQDEKNNEKENKDNNDNKNPDNNDDDNNKPNDNLINDEPTYNNNEDDDNNNNNNNIVQDVLKHISKKHMFYNRMKKLLYILTGKITGNLYIEFLHRNNHADLILLDTYKNIVDSRSSITHHGIVLAHALMQTGTTCDVFLRSNIEWLSKAINWAKFSATASLGVVYKGHVNESFMVLSTHLPYNDVSREIANNINVGLAPSGVYSEGGSLYALGLIHANYNTNDKKVKNYLMSQLKSNMNDEVLQHGCCLGLGLVCLGDGNDENTYDELKAVLYSDSAVAGESAAYAIGLLKLGSGDDKCIDELLAYAHDTQHEKITRACSISLGFVVFQKEREADTLIEELITDKDAIIRYGGMFAIGMAYCGLSNCNKHIIKKLLHFSVSDVSDDVRRAAVIALGFVLCNSPNQVPKFLNLLIESYNPHVRYGAALALGIACSATANEDAINMLMPLLTDTTDFVRQSAFISLGLIFQQSNEHCNPNFKKYKDEIMKILSDKHEDIIAKFGAIVGAGLLDICGRNAISTFFTRRGNIIRPQAAAGFCLFSQLWYWFPLIHMISLTFMPTCLIGLTEDMKVPKNFSILSTSNNQNFDYPSFLSKEKTQEKKETVTAVLSTTAKRKTLKLKKQKNDSKITKERTAQDDNSSVLSDGKSMKNLEILSTAATIGQSSHVSHAESVEGSANDENTHDHAQDGSNISNVQKGKKSEAKSKSGANENSNNNVVDMKNPCRVIKMQEKYIEYIPNTRYIPVLSTRKSGFIMLTDLTPLEPSECIEINFEETSKKEAPPFEPFAWKEEN from the exons ATGAAATTTGAAAATCAGTTTAGTAAAAATGATATTGTTACGTCGGCCTCTGGTGTAATAGcattattaaatgaagaagaaacAAGTTTAAAACTTTTTGGTTTAGAAAAATTGAATGCAATAGTAGATATATATTGGCCAGAACTAGCTGATTCTATATTGAAGATAGAAGAATTATGTGAAGATAAAGATTTTGTTGGTAATGAATTAGCTAATTTATTGGCTAGTAAAgtatattttcatttggAAAAATATACAGAAGCTTTAAAATATGCATTGTGTGCTGgtaaattatttaatattaaagaaaaatcACAATATGTTGAGACCATGTTAGCGAAATGTATAGAGAAATATGTCGAAATTAGAGaaatacaatataatatagattATAACAATcaacataatataaatgatacGACTACTAATAATAACGATAATTTTAATGCatacaataataatgattttGGACAAGTTAATTCACACAATGAACTTTTAAATAAGGAAAGAGATATATTCACATTtgatttaaataatgaaattaataaaaaaatggaaataCTTGTTGATGAAATGATAGATGTGTGCATAAAAAGTAATGATATTAAAGAAGCTTTAGGTGTTGCTTTAGATGCTAGACGTTTAGATAAAgtagaatatataattgtaaatgcagaaaataaaatagaaatattagCTCACTCTATTAATAATGagaaacatataaatatgaacaaaTCTTTTAGAAATGAGTATTTCAAATTATTAGtaaatttatatctttCACTATCTGaagaagaattaaaaaCAGAATATATTAACTTATGTgaatgtttatattatatagatgattataaaaaaatagctgaaatattattgaaCTTGTTAcataattatcatttaatgGCTTATCAAATATCTTTTGATTTAGTAgattttgaaaataaaatatttctaagaaatataataggacaaataaaagaaaacttaatacaaaataaatcatattattttggTGAAGAGTATTTTGTTACTACACCacaagaagaaaataatgatggAGATAATAAAGAGGATGAAAATAATGCAATTACGAGTGAACAACAAGACGAAAAAAATAAcgaaaaggaaaataaagataataatgataataaaaatcctgataataatgatgatgataataataaaccTAATGATAACCTAATAAATGATGAACCtacttataataataatgaagatgatgataataataataataataataatattgttcAAGATGTATTGAAACATATCAGTAAAAAACatatgttttataatagaatgaaaaaactattatatatattaacagGAAAAATTACAGgaaatttatatattgaattTTTGCATCGTAATAACCATGCAgatttaattttattagATACATATAAGAATATAGTAGATTCAAGAAGTAGTATTACACATCATGGAATTGTTTTAGCACACGCATTAATGCAAACAGGAACTACCTGTGATGTGTTTCTCCGTTCAAATATTGAATGGTTATCAAAAGCAATTAACTGGGCGAAATTTTCAGCAACTGCTTCATTAGGTGTTGTATATAAAGGACATGTTAATGAGTCTTTTATGGTTTTATCTACCCACTTACCTTATAATGATGTATCAAGAGAAATTgctaataatataaatgtagGACTTGCTCCTAGTGGTGTATATTCAGAAGGAGGTTCTTTGTATGCCTTAGGATTAATACATGCAAATTATAATACCAATGACAAAAAGGTAAAGAACTATCTGATGTCTCAATTAAAATCAAATATGAATGATGAGGTATTGCAACATGGTTGTTGCTTAGGTTTAGGTTTGGTGTGTTTAGGAGATGgtaatgatgaaaatacATATGATGAGCTAAAAGCAGTCTTATATTCTGATTCAGCCGTAGCTGGTGAAAGTGCTGCTTATGCTATAGgtttattaaaattagGTAGTGGTGATGATAAATGTATAGACGAATTATTGGCATATGCTCATGATACACAACatgaaaaaattacaaGAGCATGTAGTATAAGTTTAGGTTTCGTTGTGTTCCAGAAAGAAAGAGAAGCAGATACATTAATAGAAGAGTTGATAACTGATAAGGATGCTATTATAAGATATGGTGGAATGTTTGCTATAGGTATGGCTTATTGTGGTTTATCAAATTGcaataaacatataataaagaaattgTTACATTTTTCAGTATCAGATGTTAGTGATGATGTTAGAAGAGCAGCTGTTATAGCTTTAGGATTTGTATTATGTAATTCACCAAATCAAGTAccaaaatttttaaatttattaattgaGAGTTATAATCCTCATGTACGTTATGGAGCTGCATTAGCTTTAGGTATTGCTTGTTCTGCAACAGCAAATGAGGATGCGATAAACATGCTAATGCCTTTGTTAACAGACACAACTGATTTTGTTAGACAAAGTGcatttatatcattagGTTTAATTTTTCAACAATCTAATGAACATTGTAATCCAaactttaaaaaatataaagatgAAATCATGAAAATTTTATCAGATAAACATGAAGACATCATTGCTAAATTTGGTGCTATAGTAGGAGCTGGTTTATTAGATATATGTGGTAGAAACGCTATATCTACTTTCTTTACAAGAAGAGGTAATATTATAAGACCACAAGCAGCTGCAGGTTTTTGTTTATTCAGTCAGTTGTGGTATTGGTTCCCATTAATCCATATGATAAGTTTAACTTTCATGCCAACATGTTTGATTGGATTGACAGAAGACATGAAAGTACCTAAAAATTTCTCTATTCTTTCCACTAGTAATAATCAAAATTTTGATTATCCTTCCTTTTTAAGTAAGGAAAAAACgcaagaaaaaaaagaaacagTAACAGCAGTGTTATCTACAACTGCCAAGAGAAAAACAttgaaattaaaaaaacaaaagaatGATAGCAAGATAACAAAGGAAAGAACAGCCCAAGATGATAATAGTTCAGTATTATCAGATGGGAAATCAATGAAAAACTTAGAAATTTTAAGTACTGCTGCTACTATTGGTCAGTCTAGTCATGTTTCCCATGCTGAAAGTGTTGAAGGTAGTGCAAACGATGAAAACACTCATGATCATGCGCAAGATGGAAGTAATATTTCCAATGTacaaaaaggaaaaaaatcCGAAGCCAAAAGTAAAAGTGGAGCAAATGAAAattctaataataatgtg GTCGATATGAAAAATCCCTGTAGGGTTATCAAAATGCAAGAAAAATACATAGAATATATACCAAATACTAGATACATCCCTGTACTCTCAACAAGAAAATCTGGATTTATTATGCTAACGGATTTGAc GCCATTAGAACCATCAGAATGTATTGAAATAAATTTTGAGGAAACATCTAAAAAAGAGGCACCACCTTTTGAACCTTTTGCATGGAAAGAAGAAAATTAG
- a CDS encoding transcription factor with AP2 domain(s), translating to MEDNNLNNEQKFNPNLLGMENNVTQEPAVETVVVEPKKKVGRPRGASTNSKVIKKEEKVSTSSSGYPGVSWNKRMCAWLAFFYDGASRRSRTFHPKHFNMDKEKARLAAVEFMKTVENNGRKKSGKGKGSRSKSKQLNDEHFNALHNNDLGNSMNGMNAHNNLQMQLMSMNPAFYMQSLNRNFNMSANERNNMFNSLNNHSGFNGPLKGMQDHNGLYMHNHVFNNMHLLNNSNIGLNNNRNNNSNNNNNSTNSNNNSSNNLHYLNELIFNSNLFHGNNMGYHEGNVNNGVNELLNLDENVGLHNKDVENLMNVLFRQNYNMNMNISNIDKRYLQGSNVVMNGPQGSNNNNNMNNSNANSNNNNNGSNSSNNNNNTTNNNNNNNNSSNNSSSNNNNMNNSKNNNNNNNNNNNNNNNSGNSNSSQNQHMYLSNHNNDIFDNNNSGNNDTNNNNQSNISNFYDYNFDLYRGNVSPNIMDMVHRMNNHMKDGKNLDALNDDIGNDLNFRLHENSAWINQLRQSHNNLCNNINNNHCDLCHTSSPDHSLKGQIELNKRKKSASNLNNRKNDLLEDSVNSFDLNIPCSCSSHLRNQKNHFCVYYNQSNSSSQNDNYKNYVNWNPNSNNNLINNSIDKNDTPLDNSNGNNSGRNLGDSNLLCMTQNNNGSSSQSTNAKHLAQTMDMNQKQSSHTSQYSNNPNLQDIQNQFSYQNQPNINMDMHSQLNLLKQNCNYSPKNMNNNKKKSTTGTSKDSSRKLLSSHALNMPLEQQHQSSKKNSLSSSFLENNLCTKLNSIINFEWINNDLKMNLNANKSNSYDNSES from the coding sequence atgGAAGATAACAACCTGAACAATGAACAAAAATTTAATCCGAATTTGTTGGGAATGGAGAATAATGTTACTCAAGAACCAGCAGTCGAAACGGTCGTAGTAGAACCAAAGAAAAAAGTCGGAAGACCTAGAGGTGCTAGTACAAATAGTAAggttataaaaaaagaagaaaaggTTTCTACATCATCATCTGGTTATCCAGGTGTTAGTTGGAATAAGCGTATGTGTGCTTGGCTAgcttttttttatgatgGAGCATCAAGAAGAAGTAGAACATTTCATCCAAAACACTTTAATATGGATAAAGAAAAAGCAAGATTGGCAGCAGTAGAATTTATGAAGACAGTTGAAAATAATGGTAGAAAAAAATCCGGAAAAGGTAAAGGTAGTAGAAGTAAAAGCAAACAATTAAATGATGAACATTTCAATGCTTTACACAATAATGATCTTGGAAACAGTATGAATGGAATGAATGCtcataataatttacaAATGCAATTGATGTCTATGAATCCAGCTTTTTATATGCAGAGTTTAAACAgaaattttaatatgtcTGCAAACgaaagaaataatatgtttaattCTTTGAATAATCATTCTGGATTTAATGGACCTCTTAAGGGTATGCAAGATCACAATGGATTATATATGCATAATCAtgtatttaataatatgcatttattaaataattctaatattggtttgaataataatagaaataataactctaataacaacaataatagTACTAACAgcaataataatagtagtaATAATTTACATTATTTGAATGAATTAATTTTCAACTCGAATTTATTTCATGGAAATAATATGGGATATCATGAAGGAAATGTGAATAATGGTgtaaatgaattattaaatcTTGATGAGAATGTTGGTTTACATAATAAAGATGTAGAAAACTTGATGAATGTGCTATTTAGGCagaattataatatgaacatgaatatatcaaatattGATAAACGATATTTACAAGGAAGTAATGTTGTTATGAACGGACCACAAGGAAgtaacaataataataatatgaacaataGCAATGCGAATAgcaacaataataataatggtagtaatagtagtaataataataataatactactaataataataataacaataataacaGTTCGAATAATAGCAGTTCTAATAACAACAATATGAATAACAGTAAgaacaacaacaacaataataataataataataataataataataattctgGTAATAGCAATTCATCACAAAATCAACATATGTATCTATCAAATCATAACAATgatatatttgataataataatagtgGAAATAACGatacaaataataacaaccaatcaaatatatctaatttttatgattataattttgatttatataGAGGAAATGTATCACCAAATATAATGGATATGGTTCATCGTATGAATAATCATATGAAAGATGGAAAAAATTTGGATGCtttaaatgatgatattGGAAATGATTTAAATTTTCGATTACATGAAAATTCAGCTTGGATAAATCAATTGAGACAATcacataataatttatgcaataatataaataataatcattGTGATTTATGTCATACATCATCACCTGATCATAGTCTTAAAGGGCAAATAGAATtaaacaaaagaaaaaaatcTGCATCTAATCTtaataatagaaaaaatgatttattaGAAGATAGCGTAAATAGTTTTGATTTGAATATTCCATGTTCTTGTTCATCACATTTGAGAAATCAAAAGAATCATTTCTGTGTCTATTATAACCAATCTAATTCCTCTTCacaaaatgataattataaaaattatgtaaatTGGAATCCTAATTCTAATAACAACTTAATTAATAATAGCattgataaaaatgatacTCCTTTAGATAATTCTAATGGAAATAATAGTGGAAGGAACTTAGGAGATTCcaatttattatgtatgacacaaaataataatggaTCTAGTTCTCAATCAACAAATGCAAAACATTTAGCACAAACAATGGATATGAACCAAAAACAATCCTCACATACTTCACAATATTCTAATAATCCAAATTTACAAGATATACAAAACCAATTTAGTTATCAGAACCAGCcaaatattaatatggATATGCATAGCcaattaaatttattaaaacaaaattgCAATTATTCTCcaaaaaatatgaacaataataaaaaaaaaagtacTACAGGAACATCCAAAGATTCAAGCagaaaattattatcttctCATGCTTTAAATATGCCTCTAGAACAACAACATCAATCttccaaaaaaaatagttTAAGTTCATCCTTcttagaaaataatttatgtaCCAAACTAAATAGTATTATCAACTTTGAATGGataaataatgatttaaaaatgaatttaaaTGCAAACAAATCAAATTCATATGATAATTCTGAatcttaa
- a CDS encoding hypothetical protein (conserved Plasmodium protein, unknown function): protein MKLILLFFLFYCIFKNTVLLQKTNDVPLINYEMIPLRRWQVSNREFTKLKEKLKIFIASEIQKNKSILLRKYYKEFYIIEDNNNDIVPAENLNEEKINNVLSEKLSDVNELKNDKTIDVNGPILLI, encoded by the exons ATGAAacttatattattgttctttttgttttattgtatttttaaaaatactGTTCTGCTTCAGAAAACAAATGATGTACCTCTAATTAATTATGAGATGATACCATTAAGAAG ATGGCAGGTGTCTAATAGGGAATTCACgaaattaaaagaaaagtTAAAGATATTTATAGCATCAg AAATTCAAAAGAATAAATCAATATTGCTTcgaaaatattataaggAATTCTACATTATAG aagataataat AATGATATAGTACCTGCtgaaaatttaaatgaagaaaaaattaacaaCGTTTTAAGCGAAAAATTGTCAG ATGTTAATGAATTGAAAAATGATAAGACAATTGATGTGAATGGTccaatattattaatatga
- a CDS encoding hypothetical protein (conserved Plasmodium protein, unknown function): MLPQITTMENYEKLFELMTLDDDNAYSIIKSSEETRIKKILYKSKHDPNLLPSYSTFNLRGKRYNVSNPTGELIKKVSVQKRIEELQTSCEKKVLKKGEKNQMIASLNEIKKKNPNLLKVSTKKKKYKDPLPDRNDIPLMNITEDIDYIYDNAVQVINSKPVEKKKKKGKVLIDDDPLNKEDYGKISPYLIKIKNELKEKENLKKQDIIDEEKITREIKEKRDYLLVELKNKYNEINKEYLKISHVVDINSVRKLKKKESYEKQLNQLEKDILKLENQSY, encoded by the coding sequence ATGTTGCCACAAATAACTACAATGGAGAATTACgaaaaattatttgaaCTGATGACATTAGACGATGATAATGCCTATAgtataataaaaagtaGTGAAGAAACTcgaataaaaaaaatattgtataAATCCAAACATGACCCTAACTTACTTCCAAGTTATTCTACTTTTAATTTAAGAGGAAAACGATATAATGTATCTAACCCGACAGGAgaattaattaaaaaagtaTCAGTTCAAAAAAGAATTGAAGAATTACAAACTAGTtgtgaaaaaaaagttttGAAAAAAGGAGAAAAAAATCAAATGATAGCTTCCttaaatgaaataaaaaagaaaaaccCAAATTTGTTAAAGGTATCTAcgaaaaagaaaaaatataaagatcCTTTACCTGATCGTAATGATATACCCCTAATGAATATTACAGAAGATATcgattatatatatgataatgCTGTACAAGTAATAAATTCAAAACCAGttgagaaaaaaaaaaaaaaaggaaaagtTTTAATTGACGATGATCctttaaataaagaagaCTATGGAAAGATCAGTCCTTATCTTATAAAGATTAAGAACgaattaaaagaaaaagaaaatttaaaaaaacaagaCATTAttgatgaagaaaaaataactagagaaataaaagaaaaaagagATTACTTATTAGtagaattaaaaaataaatataatgaaattaataaagaatatttaaaaatatcaCATGTAGTTGATATTAATTCTGTTAGAAAattgaagaaaaaagaaagtTATGAAAAACAGCTCAACCAATTagaaaaagatatattaaaacTGGAAAATCAAAGttattag
- a CDS encoding putative large ribosomal subunit assembling protein, with translation MRPLNDQETMIVFKKLSKFVGNNLLTMLSYSNEEYILRLHRANVYFVRADVAKQAESLNKNSLISMGICLGKFTKTNKFFIKITAISFLNEFCIHKIWLKESGEKNFLFGNNVLKSHLLKISDNIKKGDGIMVLSMNDNPIGFGISIRNTQEIKILNVTDTILIHQSDIGEYLRCETAI, from the exons ATGAGGCCTTTAAATGATCAGGAGACTATGATTGTTTTTAAGAAACTTTCCAAATT TGTTGGAAATAATCTGTTAACAATGTTGTCTTATAGTAACgaagaatatatattaagatTGCATAGAGCAAACGTATATTTTGTTAG AGCTGACGTGGCCAAACAAGCTGAatcattaaataaaaattcactg ATATCTATGGGAATATGCTTGGGAAAATTTACCAAGACAAAtaaatttttcataaaaataacagctatatcatttttaaacGAGTTTTGTATTCATAAAATTTGGTTAAAAGAATCAGGGGAAAAGAACTTTTTATTTGGAAATAATGTGTTAAAG agccatttattaaaaattagtgataacataaaaaaaggaGACGGGATAATGGTTTTGTCTATGAATGATAACCCCATAGGTTTTGGTATATCCATAAGAAACACACAAGAAATTAAAATCTTAAATGTTACTGATACTATATTGATTCATCAg AGTGATATTGGAGAATATTTAAGATGTGAAACAGCCATATAA